The following is a genomic window from Thioclava electrotropha.
TCGACCCGCAGGACCGAGCCCTTCGGCGGCGCACGGCGAATGTTGCGGCGCAGGTCCATGACGTAGCCGATGATCTCCGCAACCGCCTGCCAATGCTCGATCGGCACCGTGTCGTCCACGTCGATCGTGGCGTGCAGCGTGCGGGCGAGGGGCTTGTTTTCGACGATCGGCACCTCGTTCTCGCGCGCGATCTGGCGGATGCGCGCGGCCACGGCATCGGCCCCTTTGGCGACGCAAACAGGGGCGGCGTCGCTGCCCTGTTCGTATTTCAGCGCGACGGCGTAATGCGTCGGGTTCGTCACGATCACGCTCGCGGTCGGCACCGCCTGCGCCATGCGTTGACGGGCCCGCTGGCGCGCGATCTCGGCGCGACGGCCCTTGATCTGCGGATCGCCCTCGGAATCCTTCATCTCATCACGGATTTCCTTGAGCGACATGCGCAGTTTGCGCCGCCACTCGAACCGCTTCCAGATAATGTCGCCGATGGTGATCGGCACGAGAAACACCATCGCCGCGCTCAGCAGCCAGCTCGCCCAATGGGCCGCGTAGCTGGGGATATGCTCGGGCAGGAAATTCTCGCCCTGCCAGATCCCGGTGACCGCGCGTTTGGCGACCCAGAGCGCGAGCGCGCCGATAACCAGAACCTTGGTGATGCTTTTCGCGAATTCGACCAGCGCGCCGGGCGAGAACATCTTCTTGAGCCCCCCGAGCGGCGAGAGCTTCGACAGTTTCGGCTTCATGCGCTCGGACGAGACCACGGTTTCGCCCTGGATCAACACGCCGAACAGCGCGGCCAGAAGCATCACGCCGAAAATCGGGGCGGCCCATCCGGCGATCTCGCCGAAAAGCAGGCTGAGGATGTCGCCGATATCGCGCGCACCTGCCGACCCCTGGCCGATCGTCACCTGGCCCGCCCCTGCGAAGACCTGACCGAGCGATGTCATTGCGCGGCCCGCGACGACCGGAAGGACGAACACCACGATGAGCAGCAGCGAGAAGACCGACATCATGTTGCCGGTCTCGCGCGAGGAGGGCACGTCGCCTTTCTCGCGCGCCGATTTCAGCCGCTTGTCTGTCGGCTCTTCGGTCTTCGAGGATTTGTCCTGTTCGTCGCCTTCGGCCACTGCGCGCTCCTTAGGGTATGACGAAAGTGCCGAGCCAGTCGGTGAACTGGCCGAGGAAGACATGCAGCATGCTGGGCGAGGCCGCCGCGAGGATCAGAAGGCCCGACGCGATCAGCGCGGGCGCTGCGACGAAGAAGACCGGCAGCGCGGGCATCATCCGGTTCGCAAGCCCCATCCCGAGATTGAAGATCAGCCCCATGACGAAGAATGGGGCCGCGATCGCCGCCCCGATATAGAGGCTGGCAGATGCGGCTTTGACGATCTGCTTCGCCATGTCGCCCAGCAGAAGCGTGCCCGGCGGGAAGACGTCGTAGGAATAGAGCAGCGCGCGGATGATAATGTGATGCGTATTCGTGACGAAGATCAGGGCAACGCCGGAAATCAGCAGGAAACTCGCGATCATGGTGGAGCCCTCGAACGAGCCGAGGCTGGGCGCGAAAGCATTGGCGAGGCCCGAGACCTGCCCGGCCTGATGGCCCGCGAATTGCAGCGCGCTGAACAGCACCCGCGCGGTCAGCCCGATCCAGAGGCCCGTAGTCACCTCGAGGCCGAGATAGATCGCGAAGGTCACGAGATTGTCGGGCTGCATCGGCAACACCGGCGTGGCGGGATAAAGCGCGAGGCTGAACACCACCGCCATCGCCAGACGGCTGCGGGTCGGCACCTGCATCTCGCCGAAGCCCGGCATGAACATCAGCGCGCTGCCCAGCCGGGCAAAGACGATGAGATAGCCGAAGAGCTGTCCGTCGAGAAATGCGCTCAGCCCGCTCACCCCTCAGGCCCCGATCGTCCCGACCGTCTTCATCGCGGCCTTCCGGTGGACCTCGTTATGCGAGATCACCTGCGTCATCGGGCTGACCCGCTCGAGCATCGAGCGGACATAGCCACGCACTTCCGGCGCGACCATCAGGGCGGGCCATTCGTCGCGTGCCGCGTGGCGCTGGATTTCCTGACGGGCCTCCAGCACGAATTCCTGCACGCGCTGCGGCGACATCAGGAAGGTCCGGTCCTTGCCGTTGATCTTCACCGCCTCGCCGAATTCATGCTCCCACGCCCCCGACATCGTCAGCACCGGCACGAAGCCCGAACCATCCGCCAGCGCGCGGCAGATCTGGTTCGCAAGGCGCGCACGGACCCGCTCGGTGATCACGGCGGGGTTGGTGCTCGACGGCGCGGCCTCGGCCACGGCCTCGATGATCAGCGGCAGGTTGCGGATCGAGATCCGCTCGGCCAGCAGCGATTGCAGCACCTGTTGCAGCAGGATTTCCGGCGCGGAGTTGGAGATGTCGCTCGCGAGTTTCTGGTAGTCGCGGTCCAGCTCGGCCAGAAGCTTCTTCACCGCGCCATAGGTGAGCAGTTCGGACATATGCTCCTTGATGATCTCGGTGAGGTGGGTGGTGATCACGCTCTCGGGGTCGACGACCGTATGGCCCTGCTGTTCGGCCTCGGAGGCGCGGGCTGGGTCGATCCAAACCGCACTCAGCCCGAAGGTGGGCTCCTTGATCCGTTCGCCGGGCAGCTTCACCTGATCGCCGGACGGGTCGATCACCATCACCAGATTGGGGCGCAGCTCGCCTTTCGCCGCTTCGACTCCCTGCACGAGGATCGAATAGCTGTTCGTCGGCAGCATCGGGTCGTCCTTGATGCGCACCGAGGGCAAGACGAAGCCGTAATCCTTCATGAAGAGATTGCGCAGGCTTTTGACCTTGCCGGGCAGGGCGGCATCCATGCTCGAGATCAGCGGCACCAGTCCTGCGCCGAGGCTGAGGCGCAGCTCGTCGAGCTTGAGTTGCTGCTGCGTCGTCTCCGCCGAGGTCTCTTCCATCTGGGCCGCGCGGGCCTCCGCCGCCGCCTCGTCGCTGGCGCGCAGGGCGGCCTGTTCCTGCATCAGCCAGCCGAGACCGGCGAGCAGCCCGGCCAGCGCGAAAAACACCACAATGGGGAAGCCGGGCAGCAGGCCGATCCCGAACAGCAGCACCGCCGCCATGTAGAGCGCCTTGGGGAAGTTCGACAGCTGCCCCAGCACCGCCTCGTTCGCCGCGCCCTCGGTGCCGCCTTTCGTGACGATCAGGCCTGCCGCCAGCGAGACCACCAGCGCCGGGATCTGTGTCACGAGGCCGTCGCCGATCGTCAGAACGGTGTAATTGCCCGCCGCCTGAGAGACGCTCAGCCCGTGCTGGACGACCCCGATCAGAATTCCGCCCACAACGTTGATCAGCGTGATGATGATCCCCGCCACCGCATCGCCACGCACGAATTTCGACGCACCGTCCATTGCACCGAAGAAGCCGCTTTCGTCTTCCAACTCCTTGCGGCGGCGCTTGGCCTCAACCTCGTCGATCAGCCCGGCACCGAGATCGGCGTCGATCGCCATCTGCTTGCCGGGCATCGCGTCGAGCGAGAAGCGCGCGGAGACCTCGGCGATCCGGGTCGAGCCCTTGGTGATGACGACGAAGTTGATCACCACGAGGATCGCGAAGATCACGATCCCGATCACGAAATCCCCGCCCACGATGAAGCGCGAGAACCCTTCGATGACGCCGCCCGCCGCGCCGGGCCCGGTATGGCCCTGGCTGAGAATGAGCCGCGTCGAGGAGATGTTGAGCGACAGCCGCAGCATCGTCACCACGAGCAGCAACGTCGGGAAGGAGTTGAACTCCAGCGGCTTCGGAATCCACAGCGCCACCATCAGGATCAGCACCGACAGCGACAGCGAAATCGCGAGGCCGAAATCGAGGATGATCGGTGGCAGCGGGACGAACAGCATCCCGAGGATCAGCGTCACGCCAATCGCGAAGCCGATATCGCGGTTCTTGATCCCAAGCCCTACGAGGTTCTTGCCGAAACTGGTCTGATTTTGGCTCATCCGTCGCTCAATTCGTTCGCGTGAAATTGGGAAGCACGGGTTGCAGGTCGTTGGTCGAATAGATCGACAGCCGCATGTCCTGATCCGCCGTCAGGTCAGCCGACCAGAAGACGGGAAGTTTCCGGCGCGCAGGGCGAGGCGAGGTGCTCGGCGCGGGCGCGTCCACGGGGGCGGCCCCGGCGAGCTGGACGAAATAATCGCCACGTTTCTGCGCCACCGCGAGATTACGCTTCAGCGCGGTCAGATAGGTCTGGCGCGCCTCCGGGGTGAAGGAGTGATAGGAGCCCGCAGCAATCCACCAATCCCCCGTCCGCCGATGCAGATCGACCAGAAACCGCGCGGCATAATCCACATTCGCCGCCGGATCGAAGGACTGGGCCAGCGAGTCGAAGGCGTCCGGATGCCATTTGCGGTTCACCTGCATGCAGCCCGTATCGATTGAGGAGACGCCCGCGGCCTGTTTCTGGTGCACCCACGCCATCGCGGCCTCGCGGCTGTCGAAAATCCGGCCCTCACCCGCGGCGTTGACGC
Proteins encoded in this region:
- a CDS encoding flagellar biosynthetic protein FliR → MSGLSAFLDGQLFGYLIVFARLGSALMFMPGFGEMQVPTRSRLAMAVVFSLALYPATPVLPMQPDNLVTFAIYLGLEVTTGLWIGLTARVLFSALQFAGHQAGQVSGLANAFAPSLGSFEGSTMIASFLLISGVALIFVTNTHHIIIRALLYSYDVFPPGTLLLGDMAKQIVKAASASLYIGAAIAAPFFVMGLIFNLGMGLANRMMPALPVFFVAAPALIASGLLILAAASPSMLHVFLGQFTDWLGTFVIP
- the flhB gene encoding flagellar biosynthesis protein FlhB, which translates into the protein MAEGDEQDKSSKTEEPTDKRLKSAREKGDVPSSRETGNMMSVFSLLLIVVFVLPVVAGRAMTSLGQVFAGAGQVTIGQGSAGARDIGDILSLLFGEIAGWAAPIFGVMLLAALFGVLIQGETVVSSERMKPKLSKLSPLGGLKKMFSPGALVEFAKSITKVLVIGALALWVAKRAVTGIWQGENFLPEHIPSYAAHWASWLLSAAMVFLVPITIGDIIWKRFEWRRKLRMSLKEIRDEMKDSEGDPQIKGRRAEIARQRARQRMAQAVPTASVIVTNPTHYAVALKYEQGSDAAPVCVAKGADAVAARIRQIARENEVPIVENKPLARTLHATIDVDDTVPIEHWQAVAEIIGYVMDLRRNIRRAPPKGSVLRVDED
- a CDS encoding lytic transglycosylase domain-containing protein; this translates as MARAGWLQALAALAVASFAATGPARAEGWAGFYTSSRPSVPEATTPLPATLGNDQQCLRQIFAAQDRYGIPDNLLLAIGLQEAGFRNEGRLTVWPWSVNAAGEGRIFDSREAAMAWVHQKQAAGVSSIDTGCMQVNRKWHPDAFDSLAQSFDPAANVDYAARFLVDLHRRTGDWWIAAGSYHSFTPEARQTYLTALKRNLAVAQKRGDYFVQLAGAAPVDAPAPSTSPRPARRKLPVFWSADLTADQDMRLSIYSTNDLQPVLPNFTRTN
- the flhA gene encoding flagellar biosynthesis protein FlhA; its protein translation is MSQNQTSFGKNLVGLGIKNRDIGFAIGVTLILGMLFVPLPPIILDFGLAISLSLSVLILMVALWIPKPLEFNSFPTLLLVVTMLRLSLNISSTRLILSQGHTGPGAAGGVIEGFSRFIVGGDFVIGIVIFAILVVINFVVITKGSTRIAEVSARFSLDAMPGKQMAIDADLGAGLIDEVEAKRRRKELEDESGFFGAMDGASKFVRGDAVAGIIITLINVVGGILIGVVQHGLSVSQAAGNYTVLTIGDGLVTQIPALVVSLAAGLIVTKGGTEGAANEAVLGQLSNFPKALYMAAVLLFGIGLLPGFPIVVFFALAGLLAGLGWLMQEQAALRASDEAAAEARAAQMEETSAETTQQQLKLDELRLSLGAGLVPLISSMDAALPGKVKSLRNLFMKDYGFVLPSVRIKDDPMLPTNSYSILVQGVEAAKGELRPNLVMVIDPSGDQVKLPGERIKEPTFGLSAVWIDPARASEAEQQGHTVVDPESVITTHLTEIIKEHMSELLTYGAVKKLLAELDRDYQKLASDISNSAPEILLQQVLQSLLAERISIRNLPLIIEAVAEAAPSSTNPAVITERVRARLANQICRALADGSGFVPVLTMSGAWEHEFGEAVKINGKDRTFLMSPQRVQEFVLEARQEIQRHAARDEWPALMVAPEVRGYVRSMLERVSPMTQVISHNEVHRKAAMKTVGTIGA